The nucleotide sequence TTGGAAGATGGTGATAGAAAACTAAAGCAAATTCATAACATTAAAGGACTAAAGAATTTGATGGTAGAAGAACAAGTGTTGGTGAGAAATACTTTAAGATATCCACCAACGTGCATCAGAGTTTGTTTTCAAGACTAAATATTTGCGGATGTTGTCTTTCTCTTGTTGCAATCTCTCAGAGCTAGCTGAAGAGATAGGAAACTTAAAGCTTATGCGCTATCTAGACCTTTCTTACACCGAGATTACAAGCTTACCTAATTCCATTTGTATGTTGTATAATTTGCATACGCTCTTACTGGAAGAATGTTTTAAACCGATTGAGCTCCCATCAAATTTTCGCAAACTCATCAATTTATGTCATCTTAATTTGAAAggcacacatattaagaaatgccaAAGGAGATGAGAGGGTTAATCAATCTTGAGATGCCGACTGATTTTATTGTGGGAGAGCAACATGGATTTGATATTAAGCAGTTGGCAGAACTCAACCACCTTGAAGGAAGGCTTCGAATTTCAGGGTTGAAAAATGCGGCTGATCCAGCTGATGTTATGGCAGCAAATTTGAAAGATAAGAAACATTTAGAAGAATTAAGTGTGTCGTATGATGAATGGAGAGAAATCGATGGCTCAGTAACAGAAGCATGTGTCTCAGTGTTGGAGTCTCTTCAGCCAAATAGAAACCTCATGAGGCTCACCATCAATGACTACAGAGGTAGTAGCTTTCCAAATTGGCTTGGGGATCATCATTTACCCAATTTAGTATCACTGGTTCATACGGATCACCATTATGATGTAGGGAGGTGTCACCGGTTCATACAGATCACCATTATTATGTAGCACATGATGACGTGCATTCTGGATCCCCAGTTGGCCCTCTCATAGTTTGGTCCAATAGAGCCGGTTTTGGTAGTAGATGCTGAGGAGCGGTCCCAAGATGTGTCTAAGGATTTGGTGCAAGTTTCGGCCCCAGATAGTTTGGTGCTGATAGCACATGAAGACATAACAGTAATCCGAGAATTCAACAAGACATGGAGTTATGGCGCCGTATTCGTGATTATGATAAAAAGTCAGCTGAAATGCCATTCATCCCGGTTTTAGCCAAGAAACAAAAGCAACACCTGAAGAAGACTAATGTTGGTAAGCCACCATACAACACCCGCTCTAGGGGTGATACCTCTCCAACTAATCAATGATTGTTTTCTATTGGAATGTTTGCGGCTTCGGTAACTCAGACACGAAAATTGCCTTAAAAAAACccttgtgttatttttttttatatgattaattttgtgcACGTTCCTTCTTGGTATTGGCATGGTATTGGAGTCACGGAATTTTGTTCTAATGACAGAGGAAGTTTGTCGTCGAGCCTTTGGGCTCATTGGGGCTTGTTGGTGCCGGTTTTGCTTCGAAACCGTTGGCATATTGCTTGTTCTCTTGGAATTCGGATTATTTCCTCTCATATTTTCCGTGAAGGTAATTGTTGTGCGGATAAGTTTGCTAATTTGGGTCACTCGGTTCATGGGTGGTGTGGTTGTCGGTTTACCTCCTTACTTGCAGGCGGAGTTTTATTTGGACCGTTGTGGTATGCCTTGTTATAGGTTTCCTTAGGCGcttgttttctttatgtttccgtattttctacttttttttttttccgaggGTTTGGGTCTAGTCTCCCTCTTGTATCTTTTTTCCTAAAATTAAACTTATGATCTATTTACAACGTTCTTTAGAGGATTTGAATATTCTACCTTGAAGTTACAAGCTTAAGTTTTTACCACTAAGCTAGAACCTCAAGATAACAATTATTTAAGCagtgttttgtatttttttatttatttatcatatgtgatatttgttctttttttgtttgaattattgattttgaaaaaggtgttttgaaataatttttttgaaaattgaattatttttttagaaaattatcttttaattactttttgaccatagaattatttttttaggaaatcgttttttattaaatcaattTCTTAGCTTATtgaatatttcctttttttcttttatcttttttacatttttattaggtatatatatatatatatatatatatatatttaatttggtttggaaaaggaaaaagtttttttatagccattttgaaaatagaattttgttttgcaaaaggaaaaagttatttttaattatctttttttaaaaagtaataatttatttttcaagctaatatatatgaaagaaaaaaatagaagaacaTAAATCAAACTcaggaaaagaaaaatactaaaaagaaaagtaaatattaaaatataaaactcaACATATTAAGCATGTTTGTGTCAAAAGGGGTATGTTGAAATTTGGATGAATAAAAGTTGATGTACctgtttcaaaatttgaaaaaatacataaactttTATTGACCAAAATATCTCTTttattgaccaaaaaaaatagcaCATGAAGTATattttacttgattttttttaataatttttttgaaaaagtgatatttgaccatgttattttataaataattttgttttgaatttatccttttttgtaaaagtgatattttaaattgttatccttaaaaaaaatggaactttccattaaaaaaaaggtaGTATGTATAATAAACAAACTACGTATAACCTTTGTATATATACACTAGTTCACATATCAAAGATTAGTGAGGagcctctaaaaaaaaaaatattagtgagAAAGAGAACTTATACATTGTTTGCAGACCACGTTTTTGCCCTCTCTCTTTCACTACTTTTTGATTCTATGTTCATTCATaatatatatggtttagtattattattcttataacttatttttgtttctctccTGTGCAGGTAATGGACACATTCTCACTCatttaaaaattttgttttctagTTCAAAGGTTATAAGGTCATCAGATAcgtttatttttagttttttttatttcagttttgctctttatatattttgtagGGGACAATATATTTGACTCTACTTTAAATTATTAagaatttatttgaatttatattcCTGCTTGTGACTCATCTCTaggatttgaaatttgaaatttcttgTTGATCGATTTTGTGATTCTACTAGTATTAATATTTGATGAAACTGATGCTTTACTTGATTTCAAATgaggttttgtttttggttgatGTGAGTACCATGGTTTGGAAGTTTTGGACAAGCCTTGTTGTTTGGTCAAGTGTATCGTGTACTAACAAGTATGGATCTGGATTCGGTGAGGTCGACATCTAAAATTTCAATCAAGGAGATTATAATTGCTCAATCAAATTTAGACGGTTCAAATTTTAAAGTCAGACTTTTATAtcttaaaaaatcaaaactgcaataaattttaaattgtttgattttaatcaaACATCTTGAGGGCATGTAGGACGACTTCActcattgaaaaaataattaaatgataaaaattgatgtgattatattatttttcttttaatttttcatttatgcGTATGTTCAAATATTTGGACAAGCCCGGTTGTTTGGCCAGGTGTATTGGGTACTACAAGTATGGATCCGGATTTGATACTACAGGTGTATTGGATACTATTGTATGGATTTAGATTTGGTGTTGTCGGCACCCAAGATTTCAATCAATGAGATCATAATTGTCCAATCAAAATCAGAcggttcaaattttaaaatcaaaacttttaaatcttaaaaaatcaaaactgcATTAAAATTTAAGTTGTCTAATTTTAACCAGACATCTGATTTGCTGATTGTAGCTTGACTGCATGTAAGATGACTGCActcagagaaaaaaaaattaaatgatgaaaaCTGATGTGACTATAttgtttctcttttaattttttcattacaCTATatgttcatatatttttttattgttgtaaaaaaataacaataataaatgcTCTCTTGATTTTGCACATTGAAACTgcatatttcataattttttttttaattaggaaTTCTCAGCTTCTTCGTCATGTCAAAAGAAGGAACTAGTGCATCTTTTCTAACTGCTTAGTAAGTTCTAACTTATtagaattaattataacataggtacatatgcattttttttcttagttgGAGTATATTTTGTTCCTTCTTAATATATCTTCTAGTTGATTTATGACCGATAAATAAAGggaattcaattaacttattATGTTTCTAGTTGTCCCCATCTATCTATATATTAGATTATGCAGTATACACTCTCGCATATTAAATAATGTATAACACATGCACACAATTAAATTCAGGTTGAATAACCAAACTTGGAATCATGCACAGCAATCCAGTTGCAATATCGATCATCATCACTCCAAGCAATGGCGAGAGATCTAGCAGAAACCATGTAACACTTTTTTCTACTCTCTCTATTCAATTGAAAGCTTTGCATTTCAATATTTCCAAAGCTTATTATTAGCATTCTGAATTAAGCATTTCAAAAATCACAATATATTTTACAACAATCAATTGAGCATTCTTATGTTGTTCTAGAAAATATTGGCATCAGccttttgtttttcaaactaATGGTTTcactattttctttcttaaactCTAGCAGCAGAATTCTTCTGTAAATATATTTCACAATGCATAAACCAATGAAATCTTAAAGATTATTGATGCTAATACGAATTAAGGACATTTTTATGCATAACTAATATTGCATTATttacctaattatctacatttacAGGGCACAATTTAAAAgcacaaacaaattaaacaaaattgttaGTTTAATTACGGTCAATTCAGATATAATGTTAAACACTAATATTCGAGAAATCAATTATGAATAATAATATCTTTTGACCATGATCGATGATGATAGGACGATTAGAGAGAGCAAGATAGAGAGCCTTTTTGGGTGGAATGTTGGCAAGTAAAGGAGACTGTGAGATGATAGATGATATTTCAGAAGGGAGAAAACAATTCCAAACATCATCAGAATCGGCGGCAGATCGAAAAAGTCTTAGAAAGGACGAAGAATCTGCCAACGTCAATCAGATTCGTGGGAGAGAGTATGGCGGCAATACACCCTTCAGGCAATTCTTCAAAAGAATGAAAAGTTTTGAAGAATTGTCTGAAGGGTGTATCGCCACCATACACTCTCGCACGACTCCGATTGACATTGGTGGATTCTCCGTCCATTCTAAGACTTTTCGATCTGCCGCCGATTCTGATGATGTCTGGAATTGTTTTCTCCCTTCTGACATATCATCTATCCTCTCACAACGTCCTTCCCTTGCCAACATTCCAACCAAAAAGGCTCTCTATCTCGCTCTCTATGATCATCCTATCATCATCGATCATGGTCAAAAGGTATTATTCTTCATAAATCACTGATTTCTCGAATATTAGGGTTTATCATCATATCTGACTTGACCGTAAATAACtaacaattttgtttaatttgtttgtgcTTTTAAATTGTTCCCTGTAAATGTAGATAATAAGGTAAATAAATGCAATATTAGTTATGCATAAAAATGTCCTTAATTCGTATTAGCATTAAATATCTTTAAGATTTCATAAATCTTAAATCTTAGCACATCATAAAtcttaacttgtttttttttttttttcatttggagCTATTTAATCATTCTCAAATTTTTGTATATGAAAATCAATTTGTATCGTTATTGACAAATGTTGATGCATTGTAGGATAAGGTGTATTGAATGGGTGTAAAGATAATGGGTGtccattttataatataattattgtttgtATAAgaaataggatttttttttccgtCTTCCTAAGAAGATTTTACTTTTATCTGTTTGTATAAgaaataggatttttttttttttttgtttcctaagaagattttacttttattaCTTTATAGGTGCAAAGTTATGTGGTTGAGTTTTGTTACAACTCGTTAAATTTGGTGGTACCTCTTTTGCTATTGTTATGGTTTTATAATTGGTTgttaacaattttaatttctatCCTTGCACTCATTTTATTGGGTAggatttttttgttggtttttaatATACGccattttgggtttttttttttaaaaaaactattgaTTAAAAGACCAACCGTAACCGTGCATGTTGATTTTACATGTGTATGGTAGAATTTTACTTTTTTCggtttcaattccttcattttacGTGCTCAGCTTACTGTGCATGAGCAACAATATTGATTAAAATAGAGCATAGAACAAATGCCTAAAATATACCAGAATTTAAATCACTCGAATAAAATTCAGTCTCCAACGTTCAGAGTTGAGGGTTCCAAATCAATAAATGGCAGCAAATTCGTATTGCATCACAATATGTTGACAAGTAATAAAACCTATTAGATATATATATTACGAAGAAACAGTTTGGAACAAAAATATGTGTAAGATAGTAGGTTGAAAATTCTCAAACATGTTCTGCCACCAAACGCAAGACCCCTTGCATAGTTCATGGAATGTTGCTTAATGGTCTTACTTAGGCCTAACTTCTATTCCTTCAACAAAGAGACCACTCTTCCAATTATTTGTCTCCTTAACATTCATCAGGACGTCTCCATCTTCTAGGCCTGAATTGAACTCCCCCATCTCAATCTCCAACCACCCATCGCTTCTCACACTAGGACGTTGCAATCCTACTGCTCTGTTATGCTGCCCACCTTCCACATTTGGATCCAAACAGACAATTTTAGTACCACTCTGGCCACCTTCGACACCAACTGATAACTCTATAGGACAGTTCTGAAATCCTTCGGCTTCAATCATCTTGAACACAAGATAAGCCGCATACTGGGTATTTGGGGACAAGCTAAGGGTGTTTATCGTCCCACTAATATCAAGCCACCACACTTTAAGAAGTTGAGCAACTTCAGGGAACCTGCTCAAAAGTAGCACTGCAATGATTAGAATATACTAGGAACTAAGAGAAAAGCTGAAAGTGATTCATTACATGTCTACTTTCTTATTTATGATAGGTCAATGTTAGTATTTTCTCCTTTCACTCTTTCAACCCTTAGTCCGAACAAGGTTGACCTACCCAGTTATTAAGTTATAAACGCTGTTATAGGAAAAGATATAATAACAGCAAAGGTAATTCACTAGCCACGGCTGCCAGAGACAGTAGTCAGCCTCCACAATGGCACAAATCAACATCTAACAGTAGATTGCTTGGATTCAATGACAAAAGTAAATTTCTAAGAAAACATGGCTTTGGTAAGATGTAGAGCATCTGCAGGTGTGTGTGTCCAGTGTCTATACATGTGGCAAGTGTAAGAATGGAGTAGCAGAAAATAGGAGATCATAGGCATGTGTGTCTTTCAAATATCTGAGCAGATAACAGACTATATCAAGATGAGGACTACAAAGTCTGAACATCATCTGTCTTCAAAGTCTTCCTCAAAGAGTAACTGATGTCCAAAGTGATGAAGTActgagtaaataaaataatggaatGGGTATATGTTTATAGCAATGAatttatataaatcaatttgaaGTTAAACgaaggaactaaaaacaaattgtgCAAAGTCGGTTCATCAAGAACATGTGTAACAATCCTGAGGCTTAAAATAGGAACTGCGTCTTTAGTTGTAAGGCAACAAACAAATTTGGTGAAATGAtgcaatgaaaaatatataggATTGGTTGTCGCAACAATTAGGACCAAAAAAGAAACTATGCTTATGAAGCATTCCAGATGAAGGATCTTGGTGCTTCAAGCCCAACTTTTGGATGGAAAATAGATGGGTGAAGCCTGAATAGCATctggatttattttgatatatgtcGTGGCCTAGAACACCACGCTTGCACCTTCTGTGCAATCATTATTCTTAACTATAACTTGGTTCATAAAGGTGTATATAACTGGTAATttagatttaattaattaagttaatCAAGACATATTGGCTGGTAATTATAGTCTTATTAacacggaaaaaaaaaatagaaaacttaAGATCTAAGCTAACCTGGAGTCAGGCATATTAATCCAGTTCCAATAGCGCTTATCATCACCCCAAGCAATGCTGAGAGATCTAGCAGAAAGCATGCAAGACTCtttctttttatctctttttcgCTGCGTTTCAAGATATCAAAGGCTTTATTAGCATTCTAAactaaacatttaaaaaatcaatagcTTTCTCTACAACAATTAATAATTTAGGAAGAATTATATATAATACCTTTTGATGCTCGGAACTGTCTCCTTTGAAAAATCCACACATCCTTAGGTATCCTAAGATGAAGATGCCAGCCTGGTCTTTATGAACGACAATAGATAAGATCCCGTCTTTTAAATATTGATTGACTTCAATAATGCTTAGAAATTATATTGACTAGTCCGTACACGCGTAGTACCGGGGATATTTTGCTTTTTGATCAACTTTTTATAAATACTTCCTCCACATTGTTTAAAGTTTTGTCACACGGATAAAGAACTGAAATGATATAATAATTAGATATAACACTTGTATTAAACTACTTTTactactttataagaaaaagataaaattaaagttgcattgataATTTGTgtaataaaaaagtttaaatatttattgaaggtaaaattgaaagaaaaaaaattaaagttgtattggaaataTAAAGTGAAATTTATTtcgaaacaattttttttttattaaagtgacactcattGTAGAACGAAAGGAGTATATATTAcagacttaaatgcaattttgattctttatttttaggaaaatgatAGGTACAGTgacaaaatttatcaaaaaaatttcaagagaaTGTATTTGCTAACACCTTTCCTTAATTATACATCATTATCTCCCTTGATTTATgtcaaataacaaatttaattggttaagatattttcttgataaattcttgataaaaactctctagataaataatgtttttttttatttttaaatttgttaacttttgaTAGGTGCATAAAATCACATTTAagcttataataattatattacttTATGGGGTACATTAAACCTTTAAATacttgtgagtttttttttct is from Medicago truncatula cultivar Jemalong A17 chromosome 1, MtrunA17r5.0-ANR, whole genome shotgun sequence and encodes:
- the LOC25484613 gene encoding F-box protein PP2-B10 gives rise to the protein MCGFFKGDSSEHQKRKRDKKKESCMLSARSLSIAWGDDKRYWNWINMPDSRFPEVAQLLKVWWLDISGTINTLSLSPNTQYAAYLVFKMIEAEGFQNCPIELSVGVEGGQSGTKIVCLDPNVEGGQHNRAVGLQRPSVRSDGWLEIEMGEFNSGLEDGDVLMNVKETNNWKSGLFVEGIEVRPK